In a genomic window of Glycine max cultivar Williams 82 chromosome 13, Glycine_max_v4.0, whole genome shotgun sequence:
- the LOC100784078 gene encoding wall-associated receptor kinase 2 isoform X2: MGLNVPQRQLTLLLLIALAAAEKTLHGCRSTCGSVSSIPYPFGIGNSSVTGENCFLERALMLTCINSTLYLGNGNVQILDITLDSKMVVLAFISKVCKIESFGRVDTKGNEASLTTPAFTVSSEDNKFVTVGCDTYGYLNSFNNDIRCDTIESVQSMQEDGKCTGIGCCQMDIPPRMKNISIQAFSYYNFNYSSDFNKCGYSFVAKNGNYTFSMKHLKSVPFDKAPMVVDWAVGKQCFNSKGKACKSNSVCENSPSGYGYRCKCKKGFEGNPYHPDGCKDIDECKTGSHTCISEKNCLNTNGSHICLCPKSGNGTKGSEGCHQQEVVTKVVIGVGAGIVILFVGTTSLYLIYQKKKLNKLREKYFQQNGGSILLQKLSTRENSSQIQIFTVEQLNKATDNFDESLIIGKGGFGTVFKGHLADNRIVAIKKSKIVDKSQSEQFANEVIVLSQINHRNVVKLLGCCLETEVPLLVYEFVNNGTLFDFIHTERKVNNETWKTRVRIAAEAAGALTYLHSEASIAIIHRDVKTANILLDNTYTAKVSDFGASRLVPIDQAEIATMVQGTFGYLDPEYMRTSQLTEKSDVYSFGVVLVELLTGEKPYSFGKPEEKRSLTNHFLSCLKEDRLSDVVQDGIMNEENKKEIMEVAILAAKCLRLNGEERPSMKEVAMELERMRLTEKHPWINTFQNPEEAQLLQKGSSSLCVSGDSGSHQYTGYDSINDHAQIAFDDGR, encoded by the exons ATGGGATTGAATGTCCCGCAGAGGCAACTAACCCTTCTGTTGCTGATTGCGTTAGCAGCAGCTGAAAAAACCCTACATGGCTGCCGAAGCACTTGCGGAAGCGTTTCATCAATTCCGTATCCATTTGGCATAGGCAACTCTTCTGTCACCGGTGAAAACTGTTTCTTGGAGAGGGCATTGATGCTCACTTGCATAAACTCCACTTTATATCTCGGAAACGGTAACGTCCAAATTCTGGACATAACCCTCGACAGTAAAATGGTCGTGCTTGCCTTCATCTCGAAAGTTTGCAAAATCGAATCTTTTGGTAGAGTAGACACGAAAGGTAACGAAGCCAGTCTCACAACTCCGGCTTTTACCGTCTCTAGCGAGGACAACAAGTTCGTAACCGTAGGGTGCGATACCTATGGCTATCTCAACAGCTTTAACAACGACATCAG GTGTGACACCATAGAGAGTGTGCAAAGCATGCAGGAAGATGGAAAGTGTACGGGGATAGGGTGTTGCCAGATGGATATACCTCCTCGAATGAAGAATATTAGCATACAAGCATTCAGCTATTACAATTTCAATTACTCTTCGGACTTCAACAAATGCGGCTATTCTTTTGTGGCAAAAAACGGCAACTATACTTTCTCGATGAAACATTTAAAATCGGTACCATTCGATAAGGCTCCCATGGTTGTTGATTGGGCAGTTGGAAAACAGTGTTTCAATTCCAAGGGTAAAGCATGCAAGAGTAATAGCGTTTGTGAGAACTCGCCCTCGGGATATGGCTACCGATGCAAATGTAAAAAAGGCTTTGAGGGAAACCCGTACCATCCGGATGGTTGCAAAG ACATTGACGAATGTAAGACAGGCAGTCATACATGcataagtgaaaaaaattgtctcaACACCAACGGATCCCACATATGTTTGTGTCCAAAATCAGGAAATGGAACAAAGGGATCAGAAGGGTGCCACCAACAAGAAGTTGTTACCAAGGTTGTCATAG GAGTAGGAGCGGGAATTGTTATTCTATTTGTGGGGACGACCTCATTGTACTTGATATACCAGAAAAAGAAACTCAACAAACTCAGAGAGAAATACTTTCAGCAGAATGGTGGTTCCATTTTGCTACAGAAACTCTCTACAAGAGAAAACTCCtcccaaattcaaattttcacagTGGAACAACTAAATAAGGCCACCGACAACTTTGACGAGAGCTTAATCATTGGCAAAGGAGGTTTTGGCACAGTTTTCAAAGGACACCTAGCAGATAACAGAATTGTTGCTATCAAGAAGTCCAAAATAGTTGATAAGAGCCAAAGCGAACAATTTGCTAACGAGGTGATTGTTCTATCCCAAATCAATCATAGAAATGTGGTCAAACTCTTGGGATGTTGTTTAGAGACAGAAGTTCCTTTACTGGTTTATGAATTTGTTAACAATGGTACCCTTTTTGATTTTATACACACCGAAAGAAAGGTAAATAATGAAACTTGGAAAACGCGTGTAAGGATAGCAGCAGAGGCAGCTGGAGCTCTAACATATCTGCACTCAGAAGCCTCAATAGCCATTATCCACAGAGATGTGAAGACTGCTAACATCCTCTTAGATAACACTTACACTGCAAAAGTGTCTGATTTTGGAGCTTCAAGATTGGTACCAATTGATCAAGCAGAAATAGCCACAATGGTGCAAGGAACTTTTGGTTACCTGGATCCAGAGTACATGCGTACAAGCCAACTAACTGAGAAAAGTGATGTCTACAGCTTTGGGGTAGTGCTTGTAGAGCTGCTAACAGGGGAGAAACCATATTCTTTTGGCAAGCCAGAAGAGAAAAGAAGTCTCACTAACCACTTTTTGTCTTGCTTGAAAGAGGATCGCCTATCTGATGTTGTTCAAGATGGCATtatgaatgaagaaaataaaaaggagatcATGGAGGTTGCTATTCTTGCTGCAAAGTGCTTGAGACTCAATGGGGAGGAAAGGCCTAGCATGAAGGAAGTGGCTATGGAGTTGGAGCGAATGAGGCTAACCGAGAAGCATCCTTGGATAAATACATTCCAAAATCCAGAGGAGGCTCAGTTGCTTCAAAAGGGATCATCTAGCCTGTGTGTATCAGGTGATAGCGGCAGCCATCAATACACTGGGTATGACAGCATTAATGATCATGCACAAATTGCTTTCGATGATggaagataa
- the LOC106795446 gene encoding putative wall-associated receptor kinase-like 16, with protein sequence MLNMLALALVVVIITVAVVPHQTLSATTPKQALPGCKSTCGNVQIPYPFGIGNSSTPGHRPCFLDRKFKLTCDGSILYYGNVRVSNISFLSHQIDLLASFASLCHQQNGSELPKSYHLRTGSFSISSNENKLLTVGSDSYGYVNSYFNGESYSTGCLTSSHGNTKRIKNGTCSGIGCCQVDIPPGMRNITLRARVFHNSTLDWGNCSYSFVVKNGFYNFSTTDIQSFPHKKIPLVLDWTVGNKSCDDSNSKGNEACKWNSYCDDKDTDFGYRCRCKDGYEGNPYLGCTDIDECKTDNHTCISEQNCVNTIGSHTCFCPKGLSGNGTKEEGCHKRDVVPKVVIGVGAAIVILFVGTTSLYLIYQKRKLVKLREKYFQQNGGSILLQQLSTSENSSRITQIFTEEELKKATNNFDESLIIGSGGFGTVFKGYLADNRVVAVKKSKIVDESQKEQFINEVIVLSQINHRNVVKLLGCCLEREVPLLVYEFVNNGTLYDFIHTERKVNNETWKTHLRIAAESAGALSYLHSAASIPIIHRDVKTANILLDNTYTAKVSDFGASRLVPIDQTEIATMVQGTFGYLDPEYMRTSQLTEKSDVYSFGVVLVELLTGEKPYSFGKPEEKRSLTNHFLSCLKEDRLFDIVQIGIVNEENKKEIMEVAILAAKCLRLNGEERPSMKEVAMELEGIRIMEKHPWINTDQNVEETQHLLHEASSSIYELGDSSSHQYAGYDSIRDHVLIALDDGR encoded by the exons ATGTTGAATATGTTGGCATTAGCCCTCGTAGTAGTAATAATAACCGTAGCTGTTGTACCTCATCAAACCCTTTCCGccacaacaccaaaacaagCCCTCCCTGGCTGCAAATCCACCTGTGGAAATGTCCAAATTCCTTATCCATTCGGCATAGGTAACTCTTCAACACCCGGTCACCGACCCTGTTTCTTGGATCGCAAATTCAAGCTTACTTGTGATGGCTCCATATTATATTATGGTAATGTAAGAGTTTCAAACATCAGCTTCCTAAGTCATCAAATAGACCTATTGGCCTCTTTCGCATCGCTTTGCCACCAGCAAAACGGAAGCGAACTCCCCAAGTCCTACCATCTTCGCACTGGCAGTTTCAGCATTTCAAGCAACGAAAACAAGTTACTAACCGTTGGCAGCGATAGCTATGGCTACGTAAATAGTTATTTCAACGGGGAGTCATATTCAACTGGGTGCTTAACGAGCTCTCATGGCAACACAAAGAGGATCAAAAACGGAACGTGCTCGGGCATAGGGTGTTGCCAGGTGGATATTCCTCCTGGAATGAGGAACATCACTCTGCgggcaagagttttccacaatTCAACGCTAGATTGGGGAAACTGCAGCTATTCATTTGTAGTCAAAAAtggcttttataatttttctactaCTGACATACAAAGCTTCCCACACAAGAAGATCCCATTGGTTCTGGATTGGACCGTGGGAAACAAAAGCTGTGATGATTCCAATAGTAAAGGCAATGAGGCCTGCAAGTGGAATAGCTATTGCGACGACAAGGACACTGATTTTGGTTATCGATGCAGATGTAAAGATGGCTATGAAGGAAACCCATATCTTGGCTGTACag ACATTGACGAATGTAAGACAGACAATCATACATGCATAAGTGAACAAAATTGTGTCAACACCATTGGATCCCATACATGTTTCTGTCCAAAGGGGCTTTCCGGAAATGGAACAAAGGAAGAAGGGTGCCACAAACGAGATGTAGTTCCGAAGGTTGTCATAG GAGTAGGAGCAGCAATTGTTATTCTGTTTGTGGGCACTACCTCATTGTACTTGATATACCAGAAAAGGAAACTCGTCAAACTTAGAGAGAAATACTTTCAGCAGAATGGTGGTTCCATTTTGCTACAGCAACTCTCTACAAGTGAAAACTCCTCCCGAATTACTCAAATTTTCACAGAAGAAGAACTAAAGAAAGCAACCAACAACTTCGACGAGAGCTTAATCATTGGTAGTGGAGGTTTTGGAACTGTTTTCAAAGGATATCTTGCAGATAACAGAGTTGTTGCTGTCAAAAAGTCCAAAATAGTTGATGAAAGCCAAAAGGAACAATTCATTAACGAGGTGATTGTTCTATCCCAAATCAATCATAGGAATGTGGTCAAACTCTTGGGATGCTGTTTAGAGAGAGAAGTTCCTTTACTGGTTTATGAATTTGTTAATAATGGTACCCTTTATGATTTTATACACACTGAAAGAAAGGTAAATAATGAAACTTGGAAAACCCATCTGAGGATAGCAGCAGAGTCAGCTGGAGCACTATCATATCTTCACTCAGCAGCCTCAATACCAATTATCCACAGAGATGTCAAGACTGCTAACATACTCTTGGATAACACTTATACTGCCAAAGTGTCTGATTTTGGAGCTTCAAGATTGGTACCAATTGATCAAACAGAAATAGCCACAATGGTGCAAGGAACTTTTGGTTACCTGGATCCAGAGTACATGCGTACAAGCCAACTAACTGAGAAAAGTGATGTCTATAGCTTTGGGGTAGTGCTTGTAGAGTTGCTAACGGGGGAGAAACCTTATTCTTTTGGCAAACCAGAGGAGAAAAGAAGTCTTACTAACCACTTTTTGTCTTGCTTGAAAGAGGATCGCCTGTTTGATATTGTTCAAATTGGCATTgtgaatgaagaaaataaaaaggagatcATGGAGGTTGCTATTCTTGCTGCAAAGTGCTTGAGACTCAACGGGGAGGAAAGGCCTAGCATGAAGGAAGTGGCAATGGAGTTGGAGGGAATAAGGATAATGGAGAAGCATCCCTGGATTAATACAGACCAAAATGTTGAGGAGACTCAACACCTTCTTCACGAGGCATCATCTAGCATTTATGAGCTTGGTGATAGCAGCAGCCATCAATATGCTGGGTATGATAGCATTAGGGATCATGTACTGATTGCTTTGGATGATGGAAGATGA
- the LOC100784078 gene encoding wall-associated receptor kinase 2 isoform X1, with the protein MGLNVPQRQLTLLLLIALAAAEKTLHGCRSTCGSVSSIPYPFGIGNSSVTGENCFLERALMLTCINSTLYLGNGNVQILDITLDSKMVVLAFISKVCKIESFGRVDTKGNEASLTTPAFTVSSEDNKFVTVGCDTYGYLNSFNNDIRSRMGCFTRCDTIESVQSMQEDGKCTGIGCCQMDIPPRMKNISIQAFSYYNFNYSSDFNKCGYSFVAKNGNYTFSMKHLKSVPFDKAPMVVDWAVGKQCFNSKGKACKSNSVCENSPSGYGYRCKCKKGFEGNPYHPDGCKDIDECKTGSHTCISEKNCLNTNGSHICLCPKSGNGTKGSEGCHQQEVVTKVVIGVGAGIVILFVGTTSLYLIYQKKKLNKLREKYFQQNGGSILLQKLSTRENSSQIQIFTVEQLNKATDNFDESLIIGKGGFGTVFKGHLADNRIVAIKKSKIVDKSQSEQFANEVIVLSQINHRNVVKLLGCCLETEVPLLVYEFVNNGTLFDFIHTERKVNNETWKTRVRIAAEAAGALTYLHSEASIAIIHRDVKTANILLDNTYTAKVSDFGASRLVPIDQAEIATMVQGTFGYLDPEYMRTSQLTEKSDVYSFGVVLVELLTGEKPYSFGKPEEKRSLTNHFLSCLKEDRLSDVVQDGIMNEENKKEIMEVAILAAKCLRLNGEERPSMKEVAMELERMRLTEKHPWINTFQNPEEAQLLQKGSSSLCVSGDSGSHQYTGYDSINDHAQIAFDDGR; encoded by the exons ATGGGATTGAATGTCCCGCAGAGGCAACTAACCCTTCTGTTGCTGATTGCGTTAGCAGCAGCTGAAAAAACCCTACATGGCTGCCGAAGCACTTGCGGAAGCGTTTCATCAATTCCGTATCCATTTGGCATAGGCAACTCTTCTGTCACCGGTGAAAACTGTTTCTTGGAGAGGGCATTGATGCTCACTTGCATAAACTCCACTTTATATCTCGGAAACGGTAACGTCCAAATTCTGGACATAACCCTCGACAGTAAAATGGTCGTGCTTGCCTTCATCTCGAAAGTTTGCAAAATCGAATCTTTTGGTAGAGTAGACACGAAAGGTAACGAAGCCAGTCTCACAACTCCGGCTTTTACCGTCTCTAGCGAGGACAACAAGTTCGTAACCGTAGGGTGCGATACCTATGGCTATCTCAACAGCTTTAACAACGACATCAGGTCTCGAATGGGGTGCTtcacaag GTGTGACACCATAGAGAGTGTGCAAAGCATGCAGGAAGATGGAAAGTGTACGGGGATAGGGTGTTGCCAGATGGATATACCTCCTCGAATGAAGAATATTAGCATACAAGCATTCAGCTATTACAATTTCAATTACTCTTCGGACTTCAACAAATGCGGCTATTCTTTTGTGGCAAAAAACGGCAACTATACTTTCTCGATGAAACATTTAAAATCGGTACCATTCGATAAGGCTCCCATGGTTGTTGATTGGGCAGTTGGAAAACAGTGTTTCAATTCCAAGGGTAAAGCATGCAAGAGTAATAGCGTTTGTGAGAACTCGCCCTCGGGATATGGCTACCGATGCAAATGTAAAAAAGGCTTTGAGGGAAACCCGTACCATCCGGATGGTTGCAAAG ACATTGACGAATGTAAGACAGGCAGTCATACATGcataagtgaaaaaaattgtctcaACACCAACGGATCCCACATATGTTTGTGTCCAAAATCAGGAAATGGAACAAAGGGATCAGAAGGGTGCCACCAACAAGAAGTTGTTACCAAGGTTGTCATAG GAGTAGGAGCGGGAATTGTTATTCTATTTGTGGGGACGACCTCATTGTACTTGATATACCAGAAAAAGAAACTCAACAAACTCAGAGAGAAATACTTTCAGCAGAATGGTGGTTCCATTTTGCTACAGAAACTCTCTACAAGAGAAAACTCCtcccaaattcaaattttcacagTGGAACAACTAAATAAGGCCACCGACAACTTTGACGAGAGCTTAATCATTGGCAAAGGAGGTTTTGGCACAGTTTTCAAAGGACACCTAGCAGATAACAGAATTGTTGCTATCAAGAAGTCCAAAATAGTTGATAAGAGCCAAAGCGAACAATTTGCTAACGAGGTGATTGTTCTATCCCAAATCAATCATAGAAATGTGGTCAAACTCTTGGGATGTTGTTTAGAGACAGAAGTTCCTTTACTGGTTTATGAATTTGTTAACAATGGTACCCTTTTTGATTTTATACACACCGAAAGAAAGGTAAATAATGAAACTTGGAAAACGCGTGTAAGGATAGCAGCAGAGGCAGCTGGAGCTCTAACATATCTGCACTCAGAAGCCTCAATAGCCATTATCCACAGAGATGTGAAGACTGCTAACATCCTCTTAGATAACACTTACACTGCAAAAGTGTCTGATTTTGGAGCTTCAAGATTGGTACCAATTGATCAAGCAGAAATAGCCACAATGGTGCAAGGAACTTTTGGTTACCTGGATCCAGAGTACATGCGTACAAGCCAACTAACTGAGAAAAGTGATGTCTACAGCTTTGGGGTAGTGCTTGTAGAGCTGCTAACAGGGGAGAAACCATATTCTTTTGGCAAGCCAGAAGAGAAAAGAAGTCTCACTAACCACTTTTTGTCTTGCTTGAAAGAGGATCGCCTATCTGATGTTGTTCAAGATGGCATtatgaatgaagaaaataaaaaggagatcATGGAGGTTGCTATTCTTGCTGCAAAGTGCTTGAGACTCAATGGGGAGGAAAGGCCTAGCATGAAGGAAGTGGCTATGGAGTTGGAGCGAATGAGGCTAACCGAGAAGCATCCTTGGATAAATACATTCCAAAATCCAGAGGAGGCTCAGTTGCTTCAAAAGGGATCATCTAGCCTGTGTGTATCAGGTGATAGCGGCAGCCATCAATACACTGGGTATGACAGCATTAATGATCATGCACAAATTGCTTTCGATGATggaagataa